From a region of the Fischerella sp. JS2 genome:
- the sds gene encoding solanesyl diphosphate synthase, translated as MTPATSLFSPVEADLQILADNLKQLVGNRHPILYAAAEHLFGAGGKRIRPAIVLLISRAVMLDIDITQRHRRLAEITEMIHTASLVHDDVVDESEMRRGVPTVHSLFGNRIAVLAGDFLFAQSSWYLANLDNLEVVKLLSEVIMDLAAGEIQQGLNRFDTNISLETYLKKSYYKTASLIANSSKAAGVISEVSKETAEHFYHYGRNLGLAFQIVDDILDFTSSTDTLGKPAGSDLKSGNLTAPVLFALEEKPYLEVLIEREFAQQGDLEQALALIHDSQGIQRARDLAAHHAKLAVEQLGVLMPSESRQALIQLADYVLSRLY; from the coding sequence ATGACCCCAGCTACCTCCCTATTTTCCCCTGTGGAAGCAGACCTGCAAATACTAGCAGATAACCTCAAACAGCTAGTTGGGAATCGTCATCCCATCCTTTATGCAGCAGCCGAACATCTATTCGGAGCTGGGGGAAAACGCATCAGACCAGCCATTGTTCTACTGATATCGCGAGCGGTCATGCTCGATATAGACATTACACAACGTCATCGCCGCTTAGCTGAAATTACGGAAATGATTCACACAGCGAGCTTGGTACATGACGATGTTGTTGACGAATCAGAAATGCGGCGTGGTGTACCCACAGTTCATAGTTTGTTTGGCAATCGTATAGCCGTCCTAGCAGGGGATTTTCTCTTTGCTCAGTCTTCGTGGTATTTAGCAAATTTAGATAATTTAGAAGTGGTAAAGCTGCTATCAGAGGTGATCATGGATTTGGCCGCTGGAGAGATTCAGCAAGGGTTGAATCGTTTTGATACCAATATTTCTCTAGAAACCTATCTAAAAAAAAGCTATTACAAAACAGCATCTCTGATTGCTAACAGTTCCAAAGCTGCTGGCGTCATCAGTGAAGTATCAAAAGAAACTGCCGAACATTTTTATCACTATGGTCGAAATCTGGGTTTGGCATTTCAGATTGTCGATGACATTTTAGATTTCACCAGTTCGACAGATACCCTTGGTAAACCCGCTGGTTCGGATCTCAAAAGTGGTAATTTGACAGCACCAGTGTTATTTGCCTTAGAAGAAAAGCCTTACTTAGAAGTACTGATTGAAAGAGAGTTTGCTCAACAAGGCGATTTAGAGCAAGCATTAGCACTAATTCATGATAGTCAAGGTATCCAACGAGCAAGGGATTTAGCTGCTCACCATGCTAAGTTGGCAGTTGAACAACTTGGGGTGCTTATGCCTTCAGAATCACGTCAGGCATTAATTCAATTGGCTGATTATGTGTTAAGTCGGCTTTATTAG
- the murI gene encoding glutamate racemase — translation MISSSQFEGNLYDFSQEPQRAPIGIFDSGVGGLTVLRQLYRQLPNESIIYFGDTARLPYGIRSQAEILQFVREILTWMQQQQVKMVIMACNTSSALALEIVREEFSMPILGLILPGARAAVQQGKRIGVIATPATAKSNAYKRAIIEINPDVQVWQVSCPEFVPLIEQNRIHDPYTVEVARSYLEPLVQQQIDTLVYGCTHYPHLAPVLRSLLSTSVKLIDPAVHVVAACAKELDLIGLKNTHPALPTRFVVSGCPQQFAESSAQWLGFTPMVEVVCLSNTAVSSN, via the coding sequence GTGATTTCATCTTCTCAATTTGAAGGCAACCTATACGATTTCTCCCAAGAACCCCAACGGGCGCCAATTGGTATTTTTGATAGTGGTGTGGGTGGACTGACGGTACTGCGACAACTCTATCGCCAACTCCCAAATGAATCAATTATTTATTTTGGCGATACAGCTAGACTTCCCTATGGCATTCGTTCCCAAGCAGAAATTCTCCAGTTTGTCCGAGAAATACTCACCTGGATGCAACAGCAACAGGTGAAAATGGTGATTATGGCTTGCAACACCAGTTCTGCCCTAGCGCTAGAGATAGTACGGGAAGAATTTTCCATGCCAATTCTGGGGCTGATTCTACCAGGGGCAAGGGCAGCAGTGCAGCAGGGAAAGCGCATAGGTGTAATTGCTACTCCCGCAACCGCTAAGAGCAATGCTTACAAGCGTGCTATTATCGAAATAAATCCCGATGTCCAGGTTTGGCAGGTTAGCTGCCCGGAATTTGTGCCACTGATTGAGCAAAATCGCATTCATGACCCCTACACAGTTGAAGTGGCACGTTCCTATTTGGAGCCTTTAGTACAACAGCAAATAGATACTCTCGTTTATGGCTGTACTCATTATCCCCACCTAGCGCCAGTATTGCGATCGCTTCTTTCAACTTCTGTGAAATTGATTGATCCGGCTGTGCATGTAGTAGCTGCTTGTGCGAAAGAGTTAGACCTAATAGGTCTTAAAAATACCCATCCAGCTTTGCCAACCCGCTTTGTTGTTAGTGGTTGTCCACAACAATTTGCTGAGTCATCCGCGCAATGGTTAGGTTTTACTCCTATGGTTGAGGTCGTATGCTTATCTAATACAGCAGTTTCTAGTAATTAG
- a CDS encoding N-acetylmuramoyl-L-alanine amidase, whose amino-acid sequence MKLHHWLIPTTFLSICLLSSPANAANLQSWRFDANQNRLELNTDGAVQPTAQLVFNPTRLVIDLPGIKFGRPQLVQSVGGAIRAIRIGQFDPQTTRVVVELNPGYTLDPQQVKFEGVTANRWQVQLPQPKRQEVATTPRNIYSVVTPDNPSTPPANKGTLVSANTGTTQIESLRVTGDGFFVRTSGSRPQVQVNRSQDKSTVDIDIAGATLSPNLVQQNVNVNRYGVGSIQFTQLATTPPTVRMTMRVNKNSPDWRASTSAIGGLVVLPNSGVTRLPGDSLANNPSSSPIVTNDVATIQAVELSATGKQLIIKGDRNLTANGGWDRSSGLFRITIPNAKLSTPVKGPVMDANSPILRVRLQQQDSNTVVVYVQPASGVQIGPVNQIGDQFVSVDLQRNRASVVLPPLPQADPQPLPVPNANNPDGLPKTQPPRPAPRGRVVVVIDPGHGGKDSGAPGIGGLLEKDVVLPIGKRIAAILEQNGIQAVLTRDADFFVELQGRVDIAERANATLFVSVHANSVDKRPDVNGLEVYYYDSGYNLAEVVRKTILQNISTLNDRGTRKARFYVLRKSSMPSILVETGYMTGREDNPRLGNPEYQKRMAEAIADGILRYLKSR is encoded by the coding sequence GTGAAACTACACCACTGGTTGATACCTACTACTTTTTTAAGTATCTGCCTGTTATCGTCGCCTGCTAACGCAGCGAATTTACAATCTTGGCGTTTTGATGCCAATCAAAATCGATTAGAACTTAATACTGATGGTGCTGTCCAACCCACAGCCCAACTTGTTTTTAATCCCACACGCTTAGTAATTGATTTACCTGGGATTAAATTTGGGCGTCCACAGCTTGTCCAGTCGGTTGGTGGTGCGATTCGTGCTATCCGTATCGGTCAGTTTGACCCCCAAACCACCAGGGTAGTAGTGGAACTGAATCCTGGTTATACCCTTGACCCCCAACAAGTAAAATTTGAAGGAGTGACAGCTAATCGCTGGCAAGTGCAATTACCACAGCCCAAACGACAGGAAGTTGCTACTACTCCTAGAAATATTTATAGTGTGGTGACTCCAGACAACCCTAGCACTCCTCCTGCAAATAAAGGAACATTGGTTAGTGCCAATACTGGTACAACACAAATAGAAAGTTTGAGAGTCACTGGAGATGGATTTTTTGTTCGCACTAGTGGTAGCCGTCCCCAAGTACAGGTAAATCGTAGTCAAGATAAAAGTACTGTTGATATAGATATTGCTGGCGCCACTTTATCACCTAATTTAGTACAGCAGAATGTAAATGTGAATCGCTACGGTGTTGGCAGTATCCAATTTACTCAACTAGCAACTACACCACCCACAGTCCGGATGACAATGCGAGTAAATAAGAACAGTCCTGATTGGCGGGCAAGTACCAGTGCGATTGGTGGTTTAGTGGTTTTACCTAATAGTGGTGTAACTAGATTACCAGGAGATAGTTTAGCTAATAATCCCAGCTCTTCGCCCATTGTTACCAATGATGTAGCCACAATTCAAGCTGTGGAACTGAGTGCTACTGGCAAACAATTAATCATCAAAGGCGATCGCAATTTAACCGCAAATGGTGGTTGGGATAGATCCTCTGGTTTGTTCCGCATCACTATTCCCAATGCTAAGTTGTCTACACCTGTCAAGGGTCCGGTTATGGATGCAAACAGCCCCATCCTCCGGGTACGCTTGCAACAACAAGACTCTAATACTGTTGTTGTTTACGTCCAACCCGCTTCTGGAGTGCAAATTGGGCCTGTTAACCAAATTGGTGATCAATTTGTCTCTGTAGACCTACAACGTAATCGTGCTTCTGTTGTGTTACCTCCTCTACCACAAGCAGACCCACAACCATTACCAGTACCAAATGCCAATAATCCCGATGGTCTACCAAAGACACAACCACCACGTCCAGCGCCAAGGGGAAGAGTAGTAGTAGTTATTGATCCTGGACATGGTGGAAAAGACTCAGGTGCGCCAGGTATAGGCGGGTTGTTAGAAAAAGATGTTGTTCTGCCTATTGGTAAAAGAATCGCAGCGATCTTGGAGCAAAATGGCATTCAAGCAGTACTAACACGGGATGCTGACTTTTTCGTAGAGTTACAGGGAAGAGTAGACATTGCAGAGCGTGCTAATGCTACTCTGTTTGTCAGCGTTCATGCTAATTCCGTTGATAAGCGTCCTGATGTCAATGGGCTGGAAGTTTACTATTACGATAGTGGCTACAATCTCGCTGAAGTCGTCCGCAAAACCATTCTGCAAAATATCTCTACCCTCAATGACCGAGGAACACGTAAAGCCAGATTTTATGTCCTCAGAAAAAGCTCCATGCCCTCTATTCTAGTGGAAACAGGTTATATGACTGGTCGGGAGGACAACCCTAGACTAGGAAACCCCGAATATCAAAAGCGTATGGCAGAAGCAATAGCTGATGGTATACTTAGATACTTAAAATCAAGATAG
- a CDS encoding N-acetylmuramoyl-L-alanine amidase: protein MKLHWLIPSTVLSISSLLSSPADAANLESWRFDSNQNRLELNTDGAVQPTAQLVFNPTRLVIDLPGIKFGRPQLVQSVGGAIRAIRIGQFDPQTTRVVVEMTPGYTLDPQKVKFEGISANRWRVQLPKPKREETNSLNRNLYSVVKTESRTSSNNRETIVQTAVGATQIESLRVTGDGFFVRTSGGKPQVKVRRSSDRKNIYMDISNATVSPNLEQRNLPINRYGVNNIQLSQLETTPPTVRLTMRVNKNSPDWRATVSGGDGLVILPNAVLSKLPRGSSSSISFGENQQSSLSRNSDSRNSDNNNDSLATIESIELADNGTQLLIKSDQSLSGDAGWDRSSTLFRITIPNARLASDVKGPELNATSPILRVRLQQQDPRTVVVFVQPAAGLQIGELNKPGGRLLALELRRSSNRLSNRVTPPVVLPPLPRPNPQPLSEIPNPNQPPPLRPVKGKVVVLIDPGHGGKDSGALGIGGAREKDIILPISKKIAEVLQKNGVQVVLTRTSDYFVTLPGRVQMAERVNADVFVSIHANSAGAGRPDVSGLETYYYDTGLSLARIVHRSILQSVNVRDRGVRKARFYVLRKSSMPSILVETGYMTGRQDMAKLRSASYRNQMAEAIARGILQYLQRR, encoded by the coding sequence GTGAAACTACACTGGTTGATACCTAGTACTGTATTAAGTATCTCCTCTCTTTTATCGTCGCCTGCTGATGCAGCGAATCTAGAATCCTGGCGTTTTGATAGCAATCAAAATCGATTAGAACTTAATACTGATGGTGCTGTCCAACCCACAGCCCAACTTGTTTTTAATCCCACACGCTTAGTAATTGATTTACCTGGGATTAAATTTGGGCGTCCACAGCTTGTCCAGTCGGTTGGTGGTGCGATTCGTGCTATCCGTATCGGTCAGTTTGACCCCCAAACCACCAGGGTAGTAGTGGAAATGACTCCTGGTTATACCCTTGACCCCCAAAAGGTAAAATTTGAGGGAATAAGTGCCAATCGGTGGCGGGTGCAATTACCCAAACCAAAACGTGAGGAAACTAACTCACTCAACAGAAATCTTTACAGTGTGGTCAAAACAGAATCTCGTACCTCATCCAATAATAGAGAGACGATAGTTCAAACTGCAGTTGGTGCAACTCAAATTGAAAGTTTACGCGTCACAGGAGATGGCTTTTTTGTGCGCACCAGTGGCGGGAAACCACAGGTGAAGGTAAGACGCAGTAGCGATCGCAAAAACATTTACATGGATATCTCTAACGCTACTGTTTCACCAAATCTGGAACAACGGAACCTACCAATTAATCGCTATGGTGTTAACAATATCCAACTCTCTCAACTCGAAACCACACCACCCACAGTCCGGTTGACAATGCGGGTGAACAAAAATAGTCCCGATTGGCGAGCAACAGTTAGTGGTGGGGATGGTTTGGTAATTTTACCCAATGCCGTACTTAGTAAGTTGCCCAGGGGCAGTAGTTCTAGTATTTCTTTTGGCGAGAACCAACAATCATCGCTATCTCGTAACTCTGATTCCCGTAACTCTGACAATAATAATGATTCACTAGCCACAATTGAATCTATAGAATTGGCTGATAATGGCACTCAATTACTCATTAAAAGTGATCAATCTTTATCTGGTGATGCTGGTTGGGATAGATCCTCTACATTGTTCCGCATCACTATTCCCAATGCACGCCTAGCTTCTGATGTTAAAGGGCCAGAATTAAATGCTACTAGCCCAATTTTACGGGTACGCCTACAACAGCAAGACCCTCGTACTGTCGTTGTTTTTGTCCAACCCGCAGCAGGGTTACAAATTGGCGAACTTAACAAACCAGGCGGTCGGCTTTTAGCCCTAGAGTTACGACGCTCATCAAATCGATTATCAAATCGAGTGACACCGCCCGTTGTTTTACCTCCTTTACCAAGACCGAACCCGCAACCTTTGTCAGAAATTCCCAATCCAAATCAACCCCCACCGTTACGTCCCGTCAAGGGAAAAGTGGTAGTTCTTATAGATCCAGGACATGGTGGTAAAGACTCAGGGGCTCTTGGTATTGGTGGAGCTAGAGAAAAGGATATTATTCTACCTATCAGCAAAAAAATAGCAGAGGTTTTGCAAAAAAATGGCGTACAAGTTGTATTAACGCGGACTTCTGATTACTTTGTAACTCTTCCAGGTAGAGTACAAATGGCTGAACGTGTGAATGCGGATGTATTTGTCAGCATTCATGCTAATTCAGCAGGTGCAGGTCGTCCGGATGTCAGTGGTTTGGAGACGTATTATTACGATACTGGTTTAAGTCTGGCACGTATTGTACATAGGAGCATTTTGCAAAGTGTGAACGTCAGAGACAGAGGAGTGCGAAAGGCTAGATTTTATGTTCTTCGGAAAAGTTCTATGCCCTCAATTTTAGTAGAAACAGGTTATATGACTGGTCGGCAGGATATGGCTAAGTTAAGAAGTGCATCTTACCGTAATCAAATGGCAGAAGCGATCGCGCGTGGTATTCTCCAGTATCTTCAGCGCAGATAA